Proteins encoded in a region of the Zunongwangia endophytica genome:
- a CDS encoding RNA polymerase sigma factor: MEVNQALLLQKIQEAKKGSQSAFNYLLDQFWNNVYGFQLKKTQNEYEAEDITIQTFSKAFKRLETFDENYSFSTWLIAISKNIHVDILRKKNSQLRMNTISEDTEKVNTIVDETPSIEDKLITEQNLAQLLQDIKKLKPHYQEVLNLRFFQEKSYKEISESLGEPMNNVKVKLLRAKKLLSEIIEDRKN; encoded by the coding sequence TTGGAAGTAAACCAAGCGCTTTTATTACAAAAAATCCAGGAAGCTAAAAAAGGAAGTCAATCGGCTTTTAATTACTTGCTCGATCAATTTTGGAATAATGTATATGGATTTCAGCTTAAAAAAACTCAAAATGAGTATGAAGCTGAAGATATTACTATTCAGACTTTTTCAAAAGCTTTTAAACGGCTTGAAACTTTTGATGAAAATTATTCGTTTAGTACCTGGCTTATCGCTATCTCTAAAAATATTCATGTAGATATTCTTCGGAAGAAAAATAGTCAGTTACGCATGAATACTATTTCTGAAGATACTGAAAAAGTAAACACGATTGTTGACGAAACACCTTCAATTGAAGATAAGTTAATTACTGAACAGAATTTAGCGCAGCTACTTCAGGACATAAAAAAGCTTAAACCCCATTATCAAGAAGTTTTGAATCTTCGTTTTTTTCAGGAAAAATCCTATAAGGAAATCTCAGAATCTTTGGGAGAGCCTATGAATAACGTAAAGGTTAAATTATTAAGAGCCAAGAAATTACTTTCAGAAATTATAGAAGATCGTAAAAACTAA
- a CDS encoding glycosyltransferase, with translation MATVLFALFLLLAAINIGYFLAFFSFSGSESSEAYATSFPVSVIVCAKNEALNLQNFLPSILEQDYPNFEVIVINDASSDNTLDIIEEFQQIDPRIKMVNVVNNEAFWANKKYALTLGIKKAQNDHLIFTDADCAPQSIHWLQHMASGFSDEKSIVLGYGGYFQYKKSFINKLIRFETLLTAIQYFSYTKLGNPYMGVGRNLAYTSKQFYKQKGFASHLHVRSGDDDLFVNEAATSKNISICDHAESITRSVPKTSIIDWFRQKRRHASVAKFYKTKDKLLLGAFYTTRLFFWTLLVILLSLKIYWQFVLGVLGLTLIIEGIVYFQSANKLDEKDLIWLFPILEPFLILSQLGIFIANTISKPSHWK, from the coding sequence ATGGCAACAGTTCTATTTGCCCTGTTTCTTCTATTAGCGGCAATTAATATTGGGTACTTTTTAGCTTTTTTTAGTTTCTCTGGATCAGAATCCTCTGAAGCTTATGCAACTTCATTTCCGGTTTCCGTGATTGTTTGTGCAAAAAATGAAGCTCTAAATCTACAAAATTTCCTTCCTTCTATTTTAGAGCAGGACTATCCAAATTTTGAGGTGATCGTTATTAACGATGCTTCTTCAGATAATACATTAGATATTATTGAAGAATTTCAGCAAATAGATCCTCGTATAAAAATGGTCAATGTTGTAAATAACGAAGCCTTTTGGGCCAACAAAAAGTACGCCCTCACATTAGGAATCAAAAAAGCACAAAATGACCATCTTATCTTTACAGATGCCGATTGTGCACCACAATCCATACACTGGCTGCAGCACATGGCTTCGGGTTTTTCAGATGAGAAATCTATCGTGCTGGGCTACGGTGGCTATTTTCAGTATAAAAAATCGTTTATCAATAAACTGATTCGGTTTGAAACGCTTTTAACAGCCATCCAATATTTTTCTTACACCAAACTTGGCAATCCCTATATGGGCGTAGGGAGAAATTTAGCCTATACTTCTAAACAATTTTATAAACAAAAAGGCTTTGCATCGCACTTACACGTTCGATCGGGCGATGATGATCTTTTTGTAAACGAGGCAGCAACTAGTAAAAATATCTCTATTTGCGATCATGCCGAAAGTATTACCAGAAGCGTTCCCAAAACCAGTATTATCGATTGGTTTCGACAAAAAAGACGACACGCATCTGTTGCGAAATTCTACAAAACAAAGGATAAACTTTTATTAGGTGCATTTTATACCACAAGACTATTTTTTTGGACATTGCTCGTAATCCTATTAAGTCTGAAAATTTACTGGCAGTTTGTTTTAGGTGTCTTGGGACTTACGCTAATTATTGAAGGTATTGTATATTTTCAATCGGCTAATAAATTAGATGAAAAAGATCTAATCTGGCTTTTCCCTATTTTAGAACCTTTTCTTATCCTATCGCAATTAGGTATATTTATTGCAAATACTATTTCAAAACCTTCACATTGGAAGTAA
- a CDS encoding membrane or secreted protein has translation MELFIITAVLLGLAFAGIAIKIWAKKDGEFAGTCASQSPFLNKEGEACSYCGKMPEEKCKNPQQQTN, from the coding sequence ATGGAACTATTTATCATAACAGCGGTTTTATTAGGATTAGCTTTTGCGGGTATTGCAATTAAAATTTGGGCAAAAAAGGATGGTGAGTTTGCAGGAACTTGTGCCAGCCAAAGTCCGTTTTTAAATAAAGAGGGCGAAGCTTGTAGTTATTGCGGAAAGATGCCTGAAGAAAAATGTAAAAATCCACAACAACAGACCAATTAA
- a CDS encoding fasciclin domain-containing protein → MKNILFLFVVFFSLLGCKKMKQHQHEIVVEEVEEEESVADERQEQQNEELQESRSIAVLIAENAEFTDFHFLLQKADLATNLLENHGPYTVFIPTNGSLESSEVDNLDDKETAEFAKYYILNSSFSYEDLKAEIGENKGEFFLENSLGSTLQFAEKEDGIYLKTLSGDFMKVEKYTEASNGYLYKIEVNN, encoded by the coding sequence ATGAAAAATATTTTATTTCTTTTTGTAGTGTTTTTCTCCTTGCTTGGTTGCAAGAAAATGAAGCAACATCAACATGAAATTGTTGTTGAAGAAGTAGAAGAGGAGGAAAGTGTTGCTGATGAGCGCCAGGAGCAGCAAAATGAAGAGCTGCAAGAATCAAGAAGCATAGCTGTACTAATTGCCGAGAATGCAGAATTTACTGACTTTCATTTTTTACTTCAGAAAGCTGATTTAGCCACAAATTTACTGGAGAATCATGGGCCTTATACCGTTTTTATTCCAACAAACGGCAGTTTAGAAAGTTCTGAAGTTGATAATCTTGATGATAAAGAGACTGCTGAATTCGCTAAATATTATATACTGAATAGTTCTTTTTCTTATGAAGACCTAAAAGCTGAAATTGGTGAAAATAAAGGCGAATTTTTTCTAGAGAATAGTCTTGGTTCTACCCTTCAATTTGCTGAAAAGGAAGACGGAATCTATTTAAAAACTTTAAGTGGAGACTTTATGAAAGTTGAAAAATATACTGAAGCTTCAAATGGTTACCTCTATAAAATTGAAGTAAATAATTAA
- the murB gene encoding UDP-N-acetylmuramate dehydrogenase, whose amino-acid sequence MKVIHNVSLKPYNTFGIDVRANKFIKIRTIEGLKKILRKTYAEELFILGGGSNMLLTDDISKTVLQIRLKGKQVLEEKDNYVIIKAHAGENWHEFVLWTLKQNFGGLENLSLIPGNVGTSPIQNIGAYGVELKDTFVSCEAIDIQTLETKTFSLEDCEFDYRNSVFKNKLKGQYIITSVNFKLSTKNHQLKIDYGDIKSELKQIENPKITDISNAIIRIRESKLPNPAEIGNSGSFFKNPIISTEAFKNLQQKFPEAPSYKISENEVKVPAGWLIDQAGLKGYRDGDAGVHKKQALVLVNYGNASGNDILELSKKVRAVVKEKFGIDLEPEVNII is encoded by the coding sequence ATGAAGGTTATCCACAATGTTTCTTTAAAACCGTATAACACTTTTGGAATTGATGTTAGAGCAAATAAATTCATCAAGATCCGAACTATAGAAGGTTTAAAGAAAATCTTAAGGAAAACCTATGCTGAAGAACTTTTTATCCTTGGCGGTGGCAGCAATATGCTTCTAACCGATGATATTTCTAAAACCGTGCTCCAAATTCGTTTAAAAGGAAAACAAGTTCTAGAAGAAAAAGATAATTATGTAATCATAAAAGCTCATGCTGGTGAAAACTGGCATGAGTTTGTTTTATGGACACTTAAACAAAATTTTGGAGGATTAGAAAATCTTTCGCTTATCCCGGGAAATGTAGGCACCTCGCCTATCCAGAATATTGGTGCTTATGGAGTGGAACTTAAAGACACTTTTGTTTCCTGTGAAGCCATAGATATTCAGACTTTAGAGACTAAAACTTTTTCTTTAGAAGATTGCGAGTTTGATTATCGAAATTCAGTTTTTAAAAACAAACTGAAAGGGCAATACATTATTACAAGCGTAAACTTTAAGCTGAGCACAAAAAACCATCAACTTAAAATTGATTACGGAGATATCAAATCTGAATTAAAACAGATCGAAAACCCCAAAATAACCGATATTTCTAATGCTATCATCCGAATTCGAGAAAGTAAACTCCCAAATCCAGCTGAGATTGGTAATTCTGGAAGCTTTTTTAAAAATCCCATTATTTCTACGGAAGCTTTTAAAAATTTACAACAAAAATTCCCTGAAGCTCCTAGTTACAAAATCAGCGAAAACGAAGTTAAGGTTCCTGCTGGATGGCTTATAGACCAAGCGGGTCTAAAAGGTTATCGCGATGGCGATGCCGGCGTACATAAAAAACAGGCATTAGTTTTAGTGAATTATGGAAATGCCAGCGGTAACGATATTTTAGAATTATCGAAGAAAGTTAGAGCTGTTGTCAAAGAAAAATTTGGGATTGATCTGGAACCGGAAGTGAATATTATTTAA